In the genome of Cryptomeria japonica chromosome 8, Sugi_1.0, whole genome shotgun sequence, one region contains:
- the LOC131048798 gene encoding kinesin-like protein KIN-14N — MNSSTKQTRPPGSAQKNSPCTHKENHEEVGASPLDKRQKIGRDIFGAGKAMASPKIRARQAFSEVHNMGQEPAVDVATNNGNHTDAIGEELTKEDVEALLNMKMKGKTKFDYKGKTEQMTDYIKKLRACIRWLQELEESSTLQKQHVQNQLLNERNEHKQTEDAFKEREQELQLTIVDLNKTCSSLEDRLQKAEAEKQAIIEDKKREIEAREEAEKKQRQLSEELVKAQKEASGANQQVASLQDINKRLQEYNASLQQYNGKLQSDAASAAETISKVQKEKSTMMETLSTLRGHSAAVQEQLATVRASHQECANQKKALMEENDHLRGDLQRAIDERDQQIALVQTLTVEVGKYKECTGKTAAELEQLATKTTVLEESFSSQSEHVRNLCIKLEVANHKLQIQESSVLQQREVYAEQKQKIEVLQRRLEEAELQIFEGELVRRKLHNTILELKGNIRVFCRVRPIMPEDECTGSDSLVVQYPASAELIGRGIDLIQSPGQKHPFIFDKVFGPEAGQEEVFVEISQLVQSALDGYKVCIFAYGQTGSGKTHTMIGRTDVENQKGVIPRSLEQIFKTSQSLASQGWSFRMQASMLEIYNETIRDLLVSNKPSNADGTRIENGTKQYTIKHDQNGNTNVSDLTIVDVTSSKEVSSLLHRAFQSRSVGKTAMNEQSSRSHCVFTLRISGVNESTEQQVHGVLNLIDLAGSERLSRSGSTGERLKETQSINKSLSCLGDVILAIANREQHIPYRNSKLTYLLQPCLGGDSKTLMFVNISPDPKSLNESLCSLRFAAKVNSCDIGVPRRQTHPRTADSRLSYN, encoded by the exons ATGAATTCGTCTACTAAGCAAACGAGACCCCCAGGGAGTGCACAGAAGAATAGTCCTTGCACT CACAAGGAAAATCACGAGGAGGTAGGTGCCAGCCCTTTGGATAAGAGGCAGAAGATTGGGCGTGACATTTTTGGGGCTGGTAAAGCAATGGCGTCCCCTAAGATCAGGGCTAGGCAGGCCTTTTCTGAGGTACATAATATGGGTCAAGAACCTGCTGTAGATGTTGCTACTAACAATGGTAACCACACTGATGCGATTGGCGAAGAACTTACCAAGGAAGATGTGGAGGCCCTGCTCAACATGAAGATGAAAGGAAAAACTAAATTTGATTACAAG GGCAAGACTGAACAAATGACTGACTACATAAAGAAACTCCGAGCTTGCATTCGGTGGCTTCAGGAACTAGAAGAATCCTCCACTTTACAAAAGCAACATGTGCAGAATCAACTGTTGAATGAGAGAAATGAACATAAACAGACTG AGGATGCTTTCAAAGAGAGGGAACAAGAGTTACAACTGACCATCGTGGATCTTAACAAAACTTGCTCCAGCCTAGAAGATAGGCTTCAAAAAGCAGAAGCTGAGAAACAG GCTATAATTGAAGATAAGAAAAGAGAGATAGAAGCGCgtgaagaagcagagaagaaacagAGACAATTGTCTGAGGAGCTTGTAAAAGCTCAGAAAGAAGCCTCAGGtgcaaatcaacag GTGGCTTCTCTTCAGGACATCAATAAGCGTTTGCAAGAGTACAATGCTAGTCTGCAGCAGTACAATGGCAAGCTTCAAAGTGATGCTGCATCTGCTGCAGAGACTATATCTAAAGTCCAGAAAGAAAAATCCACTATGATGGAAACTCTCAGTACTCTAAGAGGCCATTCTGCAGCTGTTCAAGAGCAACTAGCTACTGTTAGA GCCTCACATCAGGAATGTGCAAATCAGAAAAAGGCCTTGATGGAAGAGAATGATCACCTGCGTGGGGATCTTCAGCGAGCTATAGATGAAAGAGACCAACAGATTGCACTAGTGCAAACTTTGACAGTTGAAGTTGGAAAATACAAAGAATGCACTGGCAAGACTGCTGCAGAGCTTGAGCAGCTTGCCACAAAGACAACAGTTTTAGAG GAGAGCTTTTCCTCTCAGAGTGAACATGTAAGAAACTTGTGTATAAAGCTTGAAGTTGCAAACCATAAGTTACAG ATACAAGAGTCATCTGTATTGCAACAAAGAGAAGTATATGCTGAGCAGAAACAAAAGATTGAAGTACTACAAAGACGGCTTGAAGAAGCTGAACTTCAAATttttgaaggagagcttgtaaggAGAAAGTTGCACAACACCATCTTG GAACTCAAGGGAAATATCAGGGTCTTTTGTAGAGTGAGGCCAATAATGCCGGAAGATGAATGCACAGGTTCAGATTCATTGGTTGTGCAATATCCTGCATCAGCTGAGCTCATTGGCCGAGGCATTGATCTAATTCAGAGTCCAG GACAAAAGCATCCCTTTATCTTTGACAAGGTATTTGGACCAGAAGCTGGGCAAGAGGAGGTCTTTGTAGAGATATCCCAGCTTGTTCAAAGTGCTTTAGATGGATATAAG GTATGTATTTTTGCATATGGACAAACTGGATCAGGAAAAACGCATACAATGATAGGTAGAACAGATGTTGAAAATCAGAAAGGTGTCATACCAAGATCTCTGGAACAAATTTTCAAAACTAGCCAATCACTTGCCTCTCAAGGATGGAGCTTCAGAATGCAG GCATCAATGTTGGAGATTTACAATGAAACCATTCGAGATCTTTTGGTGAGTAATAAGCCCTCTAATGCAGATGGCACACGAATCGAGAATGGTACTAAGCAATATACTATCAAGCATGAccaaaatggaaatacaaatgtcTCAGACCTTACCATAGTTGATGTTACTAGCTCGAAGGAGGTTTCTTCTCTATTGCACAGGGCATTTCAGAGCAG GTCAGTGGGAAAAACGGCAATGAATGAGCAATCATCTAGGAGCCATTGTGTATTCACTTTGCGCATTTCAGGAGTAAATGAG AGCACGGAGCAACAAGTCCATGGAGTTCTCAATCTGATTGACTTGGCTGGAAGTGAACGCCTTTCTCGTAGTGGATCAACTGGAGAGCGTCTGAAAGAAACTCAG TCTATCAATAAAAGTTTGTCCTGCTTAGGAGATGTGATTTTAGCTATTGCAAACCGAGAACAACATATTCCATATAGAAACTCAAAGCTGACATATCTTCTTCAG CCATGTCTTGGTGGAGATTCAAAGACACTCATGTTTGTCAATATATCACCCGATCCTAagtctttgaatgaatctttatgcTCTCTACGATTTGCTGCAAAGGTGAACAGCTGTGACATTGGAGTGCCTAGGCGACAAACACATCCACGGACAGCAGATTCTCGTTTGAGTTACAATTAA